The window CCTGCGGAAGGCGTGGTACTGTTGATGCGGCCCGATTGCGCGGGACATCGCGAAGGATGGGCCGCAGGAGCCGGGCAGCCATGCCGCGATTGAAAGCCGATTTGCACACGCATTGTGCCGATGACCGTTACGACCGCGTCGCCTTTTCCGCGGAGACGTTGATCGACACGGTTGCGGAACAGGGGTACGACGTGCTGGCGATCGCCTGCCATGTGCGCCTCGTCCATACGCCGGCGCTGGTGGAATACGCCCGGCGTCGCGGGGTGTTGCTGATGCCCGCCATCGAACTCATGGTCGAAGGCAAACATATCGTGGTGCTCAATCCCAGCGAAGCCGCCGCGCGGGCCTCCACCTTCGCCGAGTTGCGCGCCGCCGATCGCCGTGAAAGCGTCGTGCTGGCGCCGCATCCCTACTATCCCGACCCTTCCTGTCTGCATGGGCGGCTCGTCGAAAATATAGACCTTTTCGACGCCGTCGAATACTGCGCAACCTACAAGCGGCTTCTGAATCCGAATTGGCCGGCCGTGCGGACGGCCCGGCGGTTCGGCCTTCCCATGATCGGTTCTTCGGACATCCACGCCATGCCGCACTGCGCGCACACGTTCACCTGGATTGACGCGGAGGAGGCGTCGGTGGCGGGCATCGTGCGCGCCATCCGCGCCGGGCGCGTCGAGGTGGAAACCAGTCCACGCCCCCTGAAAGACATCATGTCCATGTTTACGTTCTACTTCAGTTATCATGTGCGCACACTGGGCGGTCTTCGCGAGGAAGCGGCCGCATGGGACGAATAATTGCTTGGCCGGATTGATTGAATGGGATCAAGTATGATTCAGTACACTATAATGATTCCGCTTGGAGGCGGTGCAGATTTATGATAGAACGGATTACGGTTCTCGGCGGCAGCAGCGTTTACACGCCCGAGTTGATTCAATCGCTCGTTTCGCACAACCTGACCGTTAAGGAAGTGGTCCTGGTGGGGCGTTCGGGGTCGAAACTGTCCATCGTGGCGCGTTTCTGCCAGCGCATGATCGCCCGTACCGGCTTTCCGTTGGCCATCCATCACACGACCGATTTCGAAGCCGGCATACGCGGCGCGCGCTATGTCGTGAACGCCATGCGTGTCGGCGGCATGCCGGCCCGCGCGCGCGACGAGAAAATCCCCCCCCAGTTCGGCATGTTGGGCGACGAGACGCTCGGCGCCGGCGGCATCGCCAATG of the Candidatus Hydrogenedentota bacterium genome contains:
- a CDS encoding PHP-associated domain-containing protein, coding for MVSLVQRILDLHKRLQTVKADHERTTLERQIAAATTEIDHLVYELYDLTSEEIAPRPVIIRSMGMGGSDESVFGVTRATARENSQNPMPVIMARAWHCPACGRRGTVDAARLRGTSRRMGRRSRAAMPRLKADLHTHCADDRYDRVAFSAETLIDTVAEQGYDVLAIACHVRLVHTPALVEYARRRGVLLMPAIELMVEGKHIVVLNPSEAAARASTFAELRAADRRESVVLAPHPYYPDPSCLHGRLVENIDLFDAVEYCATYKRLLNPNWPAVRTARRFGLPMIGSSDIHAMPHCAHTFTWIDAEEASVAGIVRAIRAGRVEVETSPRPLKDIMSMFTFYFSYHVRTLGGLREEAAAWDE